Proteins from a genomic interval of Acidobacteriota bacterium:
- a CDS encoding S8 family serine peptidase has product MKRIFLTSLYLTLATMLLTAGLFYATHFVAQAQDGAPQSKIAAWLWEHSTPGQATEALVILRERADLTGAARLETKEAKGRFVRAALLAQAQQSQRALLDWLTERGIEHRAYYIVNAIWVKTTPEIIAAIAARHEVERIDANPRIKNQFEPKLSEEELEQAVAAVKQARSASPDAIELGVNTIRAPEVWALGFTGQGIVIAGADTGVNWQHSALKNNYRGWNGSSADHNYNWHDSIHTNGGVNPCGVNSTQPCDDDDHGTHTIGTAVGTDGGANQIGVAPGARWIACRNMDSGNGAPATYIECMEWFLAPYPIGGTPQQGDPSKAPDITTNSWGCPPSEGCQPASLQAAVEAQRAAGIMMVVAAGNSGSSCSTVSDPPSFYAASYTVGAFSASTSAIASFSSRGPITADGSNRLKPEITAPGVTVRSALKSGGYGSLSGTSMATPHVAGALALLWSARPAYRHQIAQTIDLVNQAAVDVPLTACSSSGVPNNVWGWGRLDIKAAVDAATGGCTYQIAPASAAAAASGGPGATAITITADAGCAWTAASNNTWLTITSASSGTGNGAVTYAVAANTGAARAGTLTVAGQTFMVNQAAAGVSTVAKKADFDGDGLADLSVWRGPTSQWLVQKSSNAQLQTTLWGTSLEPFNDLPVPGDYDGDGKIDVAIYRRLSGTWYIILSANNAFRVQTWGIATDTPVPGDYDGDGKTDIAVWRGNEGNWYILRSSNNTTQVVNWGVAYAPFNDVPVPADYDGDGKCDIAVWRPLDGTWYAIRSSNGSFLIQPHGQAGDTPVPGDYDGDGKCDLAYWRGAQSAWSILRSSNSTIQTVTWGTSLAPYNDIPTPADYDGDGKFDIAVWRPFDGTWYVIRSSNGSFLIQTLGQAGDLPCPATGIR; this is encoded by the coding sequence ATGAAACGCATTTTTCTGACCTCTCTCTACTTGACCTTGGCCACGATGCTGCTGACAGCGGGGCTTTTTTATGCAACGCATTTCGTGGCACAGGCGCAAGACGGCGCGCCGCAAAGCAAGATTGCAGCCTGGCTGTGGGAACACAGCACACCGGGCCAGGCGACCGAAGCGCTGGTCATTTTGCGCGAGCGGGCCGATCTGACCGGCGCGGCGCGCCTGGAAACCAAAGAAGCCAAGGGCCGTTTTGTGCGCGCAGCCTTACTCGCCCAGGCGCAACAATCGCAACGCGCGTTGCTGGACTGGCTGACCGAACGCGGCATCGAGCATCGCGCTTATTACATCGTCAATGCGATTTGGGTAAAAACGACGCCTGAGATCATCGCCGCCATCGCCGCCCGGCACGAGGTCGAGCGCATTGACGCCAACCCGCGCATCAAAAATCAGTTCGAGCCGAAACTCAGCGAAGAGGAACTCGAACAAGCCGTCGCAGCCGTCAAACAAGCCCGCAGCGCCAGCCCTGACGCTATTGAATTAGGCGTGAATACCATTCGCGCGCCAGAGGTGTGGGCGCTGGGTTTCACCGGGCAAGGCATCGTCATCGCCGGAGCCGACACCGGCGTGAACTGGCAACACAGCGCGCTGAAAAATAACTATCGCGGCTGGAACGGCTCAAGCGCCGATCACAATTACAACTGGCACGACAGCATTCACACCAACGGCGGCGTCAATCCCTGCGGCGTCAACTCTACGCAACCCTGCGACGATGACGACCACGGGACACACACCATCGGCACGGCGGTCGGTACCGATGGCGGCGCGAATCAGATCGGCGTCGCGCCGGGCGCCCGCTGGATTGCCTGCCGCAATATGGACAGTGGCAACGGCGCGCCCGCGACCTATATCGAATGCATGGAATGGTTCCTCGCGCCTTACCCCATCGGCGGCACGCCGCAACAGGGCGACCCCAGCAAAGCGCCCGACATCACAACCAATTCCTGGGGCTGCCCGCCGTCTGAAGGCTGCCAGCCCGCTTCATTGCAAGCCGCCGTCGAAGCCCAACGCGCCGCCGGCATCATGATGGTCGTCGCGGCGGGGAACAGCGGCAGTTCCTGTTCGACCGTGAGCGATCCGCCTTCGTTTTATGCGGCTTCGTATACGGTCGGGGCCTTCAGCGCCAGCACCAGCGCCATCGCCAGTTTTAGCAGCCGCGGCCCGATCACCGCTGATGGCAGCAATCGGTTAAAACCCGAAATCACCGCACCCGGCGTGACCGTGCGCTCGGCGCTGAAGAGCGGCGGTTATGGCAGCTTGAGTGGAACCTCGATGGCGACGCCGCACGTCGCGGGCGCGCTGGCGCTGCTCTGGTCGGCGCGGCCCGCTTACCGGCATCAAATTGCGCAAACCATTGATCTGGTCAATCAGGCGGCGGTGGATGTCCCGCTCACGGCGTGCAGCAGCAGCGGCGTGCCCAACAACGTTTGGGGTTGGGGGCGGCTGGACATCAAGGCAGCGGTTGACGCGGCGACCGGCGGTTGCACCTATCAGATTGCTCCGGCCAGCGCGGCGGCGGCGGCCAGTGGCGGCCCCGGCGCGACGGCCATTACCATCACTGCCGACGCGGGCTGTGCCTGGACGGCGGCCAGCAACAACACCTGGCTGACGATCACTTCGGCCAGCAGCGGCACAGGCAACGGTGCGGTGACGTATGCGGTAGCCGCCAACACCGGCGCGGCGCGCGCAGGCACGCTGACCGTGGCCGGGCAAACTTTCATGGTGAATCAAGCTGCCGCCGGAGTTTCCACCGTTGCCAAGAAGGCCGATTTTGATGGCGACGGCCTGGCCGATTTATCGGTCTGGCGCGGCCCGACGAGCCAGTGGCTGGTGCAGAAATCGTCGAATGCTCAGTTGCAAACGACGCTGTGGGGCACGAGTCTCGAGCCGTTCAACGACCTGCCCGTGCCGGGCGATTACGACGGCGATGGCAAGATTGACGTGGCGATTTATCGCCGTCTGAGCGGCACCTGGTACATCATTCTTAGCGCGAATAATGCCTTCCGCGTGCAAACCTGGGGCATCGCGACAGACACCCCTGTGCCGGGCGATTATGACGGCGACGGCAAAACCGACATCGCCGTCTGGCGTGGCAACGAAGGCAACTGGTACATCCTGCGCAGTTCCAACAACACAACGCAGGTCGTCAATTGGGGCGTGGCGTATGCGCCCTTTAACGATGTGCCGGTGCCCGCCGATTACGATGGCGACGGCAAATGCGACATCGCCGTCTGGCGGCCTCTCGACGGCACCTGGTACGCCATCCGCAGTTCAAACGGCTCTTTCCTGATTCAGCCGCACGGACAGGCAGGCGACACCCCTGTCCCAGGCGATTATGACGGCGACGGCAAATGCGATCTGGCCTATTGGCGCGGCGCGCAAAGCGCATGGAGCATCCTGCGCAGTTCGAACAGCACCATTCAAACGGTAACCTGGGGCACCAGTCTGGCGCCTTACAACGACATCCCCACGCCTGCCGATTATGATGGCGATGGCAAATTCGACATCGCCGTGTGGCGGCCCTTTGACGGCACCTGGTATGTCATCCGCAGTTCAAACGGTTCTTTCCTGATCCAGACGCTGGGTCAGGCGGGCGATCTGCCCTGCCCGGCGACTGGCATTCGCTAA
- a CDS encoding VOC family protein, whose amino-acid sequence MQNTATKATFKSAFGYQGDALNLPVPNLAAALPFYETVFGFRVIERADAPHPTARLGRDEIQIGLAENGGDPTQDGCFFAVDNVEAAFAELNANGLAKAAANYRIDQHSDTAWKVFFVIAPDGLCYCLGERQD is encoded by the coding sequence ATGCAAAACACCGCGACCAAAGCTACCTTCAAATCCGCCTTTGGCTATCAAGGCGATGCATTAAACCTGCCCGTGCCCAACTTAGCGGCGGCGCTGCCGTTTTATGAAACCGTGTTCGGCTTCCGGGTCATTGAGCGCGCCGACGCGCCACACCCAACAGCCCGTTTAGGCCGCGATGAAATTCAAATCGGCCTGGCCGAAAACGGCGGCGACCCCACACAGGACGGCTGTTTCTTTGCCGTAGACAATGTCGAAGCGGCTTTCGCCGAACTAAACGCCAACGGCTTGGCCAAGGCCGCAGCCAATTACCGCATTGACCAACACAGCGACACCGCGTGGAAAGTCTTTTTTGTGATTGCGCCTGACGGGCTGTGTTATTGCCTGGGCGAACGGCAAGACTGA
- a CDS encoding PQQ-dependent sugar dehydrogenase, which yields MFALFTIHRLIAAKHRVYLLWCALVMLQLSLSIQAATLPAGFSETQVGGAGANLSNPTAMAFAPDGRLFVCQQTGSLRVIKAGALLATPFVTLTVNSSGERGLLGIAFDPNFSVNQFVYVYYTTATAPLHNRVSRFTANGDVAVAGSETVLLDLDNLSSATNHNGGALHFGPDGKLYIAVGENATASNAQSLGNLLGKMLRLNADGSIPADNPFLAQTTGRNQAIWALGLRNPFTFGFQPGAGRMFINDVGQNTWEEINDGLAGLNYGWPTCEGTCNVVGLTNPIYQYANDASTCAITGGTFYNPATALFPAQYVGKYFFADFCAGWIHLLNPANNSVTDFATGLSSPVDLQVGPDGALYYLQRGAGGQVWRVAYSAVQPPPRQRVCDFDGDGKTDFAIWRGPIGNWQVLNSANGMLQTTQWGTSAAPYNDVTVPGDYDGDGKTDHAIWRGHDNIWYIRKSSDGQSLLQFWGANYAPYFDVPTPGDFDGDGKTDLAVWRSSTGVWYVKRSSDGGNLIEVWGQPGDLPLAADYDGDGKTDFAYWRPDNGTWYIKNSGGGTQTIQWGAGYAPYFDTPVPADYDGDGKTDVAIWRGQDSIWYIRKSSDGQPILKMFGASYAPYFDVPVPADYDGDGQADIAVWRPPTGTWYVWRSTNGAFLIQPLGQQGDTPVPATGVR from the coding sequence ATGTTCGCGCTGTTTACCATCCACCGCCTGATTGCCGCAAAACACCGCGTGTATCTGCTGTGGTGTGCGCTGGTCATGCTGCAACTTTCACTTTCGATACAAGCTGCGACCTTGCCCGCTGGATTTAGCGAAACCCAAGTTGGCGGTGCGGGCGCGAATCTGAGCAATCCGACCGCAATGGCCTTTGCGCCGGATGGGCGGCTGTTCGTCTGCCAGCAAACGGGCAGTTTGCGTGTTATCAAAGCGGGCGCGTTGCTGGCGACGCCGTTTGTGACGCTCACGGTCAATTCATCAGGTGAACGCGGCTTGCTGGGCATCGCCTTTGATCCGAATTTTTCCGTCAATCAATTTGTTTATGTCTATTACACGACGGCCACCGCGCCGCTTCATAATCGCGTGAGCCGCTTCACCGCCAATGGCGACGTAGCCGTTGCGGGCAGCGAAACCGTGCTGCTCGATCTCGACAATTTGAGCAGCGCCACCAATCACAATGGCGGCGCGTTGCATTTTGGGCCGGATGGCAAGCTGTACATCGCCGTGGGCGAGAATGCGACGGCGAGCAATGCGCAATCGCTCGGCAACCTGCTGGGCAAGATGTTGCGCCTGAATGCGGACGGCTCGATTCCCGCTGACAATCCTTTTCTGGCGCAAACGACCGGGCGCAACCAGGCCATCTGGGCGCTGGGCTTGCGCAATCCGTTCACCTTCGGGTTTCAACCTGGTGCCGGGCGCATGTTCATCAACGATGTCGGCCAAAACACCTGGGAAGAGATCAACGACGGGCTGGCGGGGTTGAATTACGGCTGGCCCACCTGCGAGGGAACTTGCAACGTCGTCGGGCTGACCAATCCGATCTATCAATACGCCAATGACGCCAGCACCTGCGCCATCACCGGCGGCACGTTTTATAACCCGGCGACCGCGCTGTTTCCGGCGCAATACGTCGGCAAATACTTTTTCGCGGATTTCTGTGCGGGTTGGATTCACCTGCTCAACCCGGCGAACAACAGCGTGACAGACTTTGCCACGGGCCTGTCATCCCCCGTGGATTTGCAGGTCGGGCCGGATGGCGCGCTGTATTACCTGCAACGCGGCGCGGGCGGACAAGTCTGGCGCGTTGCCTATAGTGCGGTGCAGCCCCCGCCTAGACAGCGTGTTTGCGATTTTGATGGCGATGGCAAAACGGATTTCGCCATCTGGCGCGGCCCTATCGGCAACTGGCAAGTGCTCAACAGCGCGAACGGAATGCTGCAAACAACCCAGTGGGGAACCAGCGCGGCCCCTTACAACGATGTGACGGTGCCGGGCGATTATGATGGCGACGGGAAAACGGATCACGCGATTTGGCGCGGACACGACAACATCTGGTACATCCGTAAAAGCAGCGATGGACAATCACTATTGCAATTCTGGGGCGCCAACTATGCGCCCTATTTCGATGTGCCAACGCCAGGTGATTTTGATGGCGACGGCAAAACGGATTTGGCGGTGTGGCGCTCCAGCACGGGCGTCTGGTACGTCAAGCGCAGCTCGGATGGCGGCAACTTAATCGAGGTTTGGGGGCAACCGGGCGATCTGCCGCTGGCGGCGGATTACGACGGCGATGGCAAGACGGATTTCGCTTACTGGCGGCCTGACAACGGCACCTGGTACATCAAGAACAGCGGCGGCGGCACGCAAACCATTCAATGGGGTGCCGGTTACGCGCCGTATTTCGATACGCCAGTTCCGGCGGATTATGACGGCGACGGCAAGACCGATGTCGCCATCTGGCGCGGGCAGGATTCGATCTGGTACATCCGCAAGAGTTCGGATGGCCAGCCAATTCTGAAAATGTTTGGGGCGAGTTACGCGCCCTACTTCGATGTGCCTGTGCCCGCCGATTACGATGGCGATGGCCAGGCAGACATCGCTGTCTGGCGTCCGCCGACCGGCACCTGGTATGTCTGGCGTAGCACCAACGGCGCATTTCTCATTCAGCCATTGGGGCAGCAAGGCGATACGCCGGTGCCTGCAACCGGGGTGCGGTGA
- a CDS encoding PSD1 domain-containing protein: MKTRIIKTVFLLLAGSLSGAAFIRLLTSVSAHRQLTTGQVQFERDIQPILTAHCLACHGEKKQSGGLRLDTRAFALRGGQSGPVIVPGKAAASLLFQRITADDSERMPPTGERLNTTQIALIKAWLAAGAPWPESKTSATPNQALAHWAWQPLNKPALPATAAKLSNPIDVFIRARLAKAGLNPAPQADRRTLIRRLSFDLLGLPPTPEQVQRFVNDRHPLAYEKLVDELLQSPRYGERWARHWLDVVHYGDTHGYDKDKPRPNAWPYRDYVIRAFNEDKPYARFVEEQIAGDVLYPGTRDGMQALGFLAAGPWDFIGHAELPESKTDGKIARHLDRDDMVANTIGTFNSVTVHCAQCHNHKFDPVPQEDYYALQAVFSALDRADKKYFPDPALTARFNQLDGRQRDLAERRRVIERDAAKDAGEALTKLDAQIAEATKSNSPALADLKAQRTRLLDAAMQPEKRAELASILPELTQLNQELKTFPTPEVVYAGTVHYGTGTFTGTGASGGKPRPIYLLARGQVTSPGREVGPGALSLLVFQPARFTLPPDAPEGARRAALAHWLTDKQNPLTWRSIVNRVWQYHFGAGLVTTPNDFGRNGATPSHPELLDWLAADFRDSGGSLKTLQRLIVTSATYKQTSNPQLANPQSAIRNPQSQDANNTLLWRQNRRKLEAEAVRDAVLAVTGKLDLTMGGPGWQDFVIEHPEHSPHYEYGLADPNDARTWRRSIYRFIVRSQTQPWMTALDCADPSMRVDKRNESLSPLQALALLNNGFMLAQAQQFAARLEREKTDDLAGQIARAHWLAFGRAPTAAEQTKYVAFAQAHGLANFCRVLFNLNEFAFAD, encoded by the coding sequence ATGAAGACGAGAATCATCAAAACTGTTTTCCTACTCCTTGCTGGCAGCCTCAGTGGCGCGGCTTTCATCCGCCTGCTTACGTCCGTCTCGGCGCACCGGCAACTAACAACCGGACAAGTGCAATTTGAGCGCGACATCCAGCCGATTCTGACGGCGCACTGTCTGGCGTGTCACGGCGAAAAGAAACAGAGCGGCGGCTTGCGCTTGGACACGCGGGCTTTTGCCTTGCGCGGCGGACAGAGCGGGCCGGTGATCGTGCCAGGCAAGGCGGCGGCCAGCTTGTTGTTCCAACGCATCACGGCAGATGACAGTGAACGGATGCCGCCCACGGGCGAACGGCTCAACACAACGCAAATCGCGTTGATAAAAGCCTGGCTCGCAGCGGGCGCGCCCTGGCCTGAATCCAAAACTTCCGCAACGCCAAACCAAGCGCTGGCGCATTGGGCATGGCAACCGCTCAACAAACCGGCGCTACCGGCAACGGCAGCCAAGCTCAGTAATCCGATTGACGTATTTATCCGCGCGCGTTTGGCCAAAGCCGGACTGAATCCCGCGCCGCAAGCAGACCGCCGCACCTTGATCCGGCGTTTGTCATTCGACCTGCTTGGCTTGCCGCCGACGCCCGAACAGGTGCAACGCTTCGTCAATGACCGCCATCCGCTGGCGTATGAAAAGTTGGTGGATGAACTGTTGCAATCGCCGCGCTATGGCGAACGCTGGGCGCGGCATTGGCTGGATGTAGTGCATTACGGCGACACGCACGGTTACGACAAAGACAAGCCCCGCCCCAATGCCTGGCCCTATCGCGATTACGTGATCCGCGCGTTCAACGAAGACAAGCCTTACGCGCGCTTTGTCGAAGAACAGATCGCGGGCGATGTGCTGTATCCCGGCACGCGCGATGGCATGCAGGCGTTGGGCTTTCTGGCCGCCGGGCCGTGGGATTTCATCGGGCACGCCGAACTGCCCGAATCCAAAACCGATGGCAAGATCGCGCGCCATTTGGATCGCGACGATATGGTGGCCAATACCATCGGCACTTTTAACAGCGTCACGGTGCATTGCGCGCAATGCCACAACCACAAATTCGACCCCGTGCCGCAGGAAGACTATTACGCACTGCAAGCAGTGTTTTCCGCCCTGGATCGCGCTGACAAGAAATATTTCCCTGACCCGGCGCTGACGGCGCGCTTCAATCAATTGGATGGCCGCCAGCGCGATCTGGCCGAACGCAGGCGCGTGATTGAACGCGATGCCGCCAAAGACGCGGGCGAAGCGCTCACCAAACTCGATGCCCAAATTGCTGAAGCGACGAAAAGCAATTCGCCAGCATTGGCGGATTTGAAAGCGCAACGCACGCGGCTGCTTGACGCGGCAATGCAGCCGGAGAAACGCGCCGAACTCGCCAGCATCTTGCCCGAACTAACGCAACTCAATCAGGAACTCAAAACCTTTCCCACGCCCGAAGTCGTCTATGCCGGCACCGTGCATTACGGCACCGGCACCTTCACCGGCACAGGCGCGAGCGGCGGCAAGCCACGCCCGATTTATCTGCTTGCGCGCGGTCAAGTCACCAGCCCAGGCCGTGAAGTCGGCCCCGGCGCGCTCTCGTTGCTGGTGTTTCAACCGGCCCGCTTTACCCTGCCGCCAGATGCGCCTGAAGGCGCGCGGCGGGCGGCGTTGGCGCATTGGCTGACCGACAAACAAAACCCGTTGACCTGGCGCAGCATCGTCAATCGCGTCTGGCAATATCATTTTGGCGCGGGGTTGGTGACGACGCCCAACGATTTTGGCCGCAACGGCGCAACGCCCTCGCATCCCGAATTACTCGACTGGCTCGCCGCCGACTTTCGCGACAGCGGCGGCTCGCTCAAAACGCTGCAGCGCTTGATCGTCACCAGCGCAACATACAAGCAAACCAGCAATCCACAACTGGCCAATCCGCAATCTGCAATCCGCAATCCGCAATCCCAAGATGCCAACAACACGCTGCTCTGGCGGCAGAATCGCCGCAAGCTCGAAGCCGAAGCCGTGCGCGATGCCGTGCTGGCCGTAACCGGCAAGCTCGATCTGACGATGGGCGGGCCGGGCTGGCAGGATTTTGTGATCGAACACCCTGAGCATTCGCCGCATTACGAATATGGGTTGGCTGATCCGAACGATGCGCGAACGTGGCGGCGTTCGATTTACCGCTTCATTGTGCGTTCGCAAACGCAGCCGTGGATGACGGCGCTCGATTGCGCCGACCCTTCGATGCGCGTGGACAAGCGCAACGAGAGCCTCTCGCCGCTGCAAGCGCTGGCCCTGCTCAACAACGGTTTTATGCTGGCACAGGCGCAGCAATTCGCCGCGCGGTTGGAGCGGGAAAAAACCGACGATCTGGCCGGACAAATCGCGCGCGCGCATTGGTTGGCGTTTGGCCGCGCGCCTACTGCCGCTGAGCAAACTAAGTACGTGGCGTTTGCCCAAGCGCATGGCTTGGCGAATTTTTGCCGCGTGTTGTTTAACCTGAATGAATTCGCCTTTGCTGATTGA
- a CDS encoding lysophospholipase, with amino-acid sequence MKTPTIALICLTCCAMASTTTLAQTQKWAASWAASAHGPYPSGNPSAQPVLDFAFPVAAEGANDQTLRLILRPTLWGKRARLRFSNAFGTRPVTLDDAFIGLQASAGNVAAGTNARVLFNGKPSLTLAPGQVAYGDAVNLTFAKNADDALLNGRKLAVSFHVAGASGPMTWHAKALQTSYLTAPRAGSHGHEESDASFPYTTTSWFFLDALEVLAPADTVVVACFGDSITDGTLSTLNGDDRYPDVLAQRLRAAYGNRVAVINAGIGGNQITGPAQYAPSTPFAGGPSALERLERDVLSLAGVTHILWLEGINDLSQGKTAKAVIAGMEELVNRVRAHGKIKIIGATLTPSLGYNGPAGKPEISAHRQTLNQFIRTSGLFDGVADFDAATVDPQTGSLRAAFQPNSTIGGAGDKLHPNRAGYQAMGNAIDLKWLAPGSHKN; translated from the coding sequence ATGAAGACCCCGACGATCGCGCTCATCTGTCTGACCTGTTGCGCGATGGCCTCAACCACTACTCTCGCACAAACACAAAAATGGGCTGCCTCGTGGGCGGCTTCGGCGCACGGCCCTTATCCGTCCGGCAATCCTTCAGCGCAGCCCGTGCTCGATTTCGCTTTTCCCGTCGCTGCCGAAGGCGCGAACGATCAAACCCTCCGCCTCATCCTGCGCCCAACTTTGTGGGGCAAGCGCGCCCGATTGCGCTTCTCAAATGCCTTCGGCACACGCCCGGTGACGCTCGATGACGCATTCATCGGCTTGCAAGCCAGCGCAGGCAACGTCGCGGCGGGCACGAATGCGCGCGTGCTGTTCAACGGCAAGCCCAGTCTCACACTTGCGCCAGGGCAAGTGGCGTATGGCGATGCGGTCAATCTGACGTTTGCCAAAAACGCGGATGATGCCTTGCTTAACGGACGCAAGCTCGCCGTCAGCTTTCACGTCGCGGGCGCGAGCGGCCCCATGACCTGGCACGCCAAGGCGCTGCAAACGTCGTATCTCACCGCGCCGCGCGCAGGCAGCCACGGCCACGAAGAGAGCGACGCGAGCTTTCCTTACACCACAACGTCCTGGTTCTTTCTCGATGCGTTGGAAGTGCTGGCGCCGGCGGACACGGTTGTTGTCGCCTGTTTCGGCGATTCGATTACGGATGGCACGCTCTCGACGCTCAATGGCGATGATCGTTATCCCGATGTGCTGGCCCAGCGGCTGCGCGCGGCCTATGGCAATCGCGTTGCGGTCATCAACGCAGGCATCGGCGGCAACCAGATCACCGGCCCCGCGCAGTATGCGCCCAGCACGCCTTTCGCCGGTGGCCCTTCGGCGCTGGAACGGCTCGAACGCGACGTGCTCAGCCTAGCGGGCGTCACGCACATCCTCTGGCTCGAAGGCATCAACGACCTTTCGCAAGGCAAGACTGCCAAAGCCGTCATCGCAGGCATGGAAGAACTCGTCAACCGCGTCCGTGCGCATGGCAAAATCAAAATCATCGGCGCGACGCTCACGCCCAGCCTTGGTTACAACGGGCCTGCGGGCAAACCCGAAATCAGCGCGCACCGCCAGACGCTGAACCAATTCATCCGCACGAGTGGCCTCTTTGACGGCGTAGCCGATTTCGACGCAGCGACAGTTGATCCGCAAACCGGCAGCCTGCGCGCCGCCTTCCAACCCAACAGCACCATCGGCGGCGCAGGGGACAAGCTGCATCCGAATCGGGCGGGGTATCAGGCGATGGGGAATGCGATTGATTTGAAGTGGTTAGCGCCGGGAAGTCATAAGAACTAA
- a CDS encoding DUF1501 domain-containing protein, translating to MRNASKYLAQYPAQPSGPLPTRREFLWQAGGGLGGLALAAMLGRDEALAQNGKLHHQSQEAAKAKRVVHFFMAGAASHLDLFDFKPELLKRHGQPSAFGEAVETFQDGLGPWLKPLWDFKPYGQSGKLLSEPVSALGSVVDDIAFVHNMVSKSGVHSTATLLQATGFLLPGFPGAGCWVSYGLGSLNDNLPTFVVMPDQRGLASNGVKNWDAAFLPAQHSGTVIYPGTAEPIADLFPHKSGGYINSASEAATQQLLAEINRQHAATRADDQRLEGRIRSYELAAKMQLAAPEALNLKAEPEHVLKLYGLERGPRAWPKEINDAEETFYFAQKCLAARRLLERGVRFIQIWSGNDNGFPRRNWDSHEDVRRDHGPLATGMARGCAAFIQDLKQRGLLEDTVILWTTEFGRMPSSQAGTGRDHNPYCFTNWLCGGGIKGGVTYGESDEFGYKPRDRQHPTEVYDIHATLLHLLGIDHERLSFYHNGIQRRLTDVHGRVINQIIA from the coding sequence ATGCGCAACGCTTCAAAATATCTAGCGCAATATCCGGCGCAACCTTCAGGCCCCTTGCCGACCCGCCGCGAATTTCTTTGGCAAGCGGGCGGCGGCCTCGGCGGTCTGGCGCTGGCTGCAATGCTGGGACGCGATGAAGCGCTGGCGCAAAACGGCAAGCTGCATCATCAATCCCAAGAGGCGGCCAAAGCCAAGCGTGTCGTGCATTTTTTTATGGCGGGCGCGGCCAGTCATCTTGATTTATTCGACTTCAAACCCGAACTGCTTAAACGCCACGGCCAGCCCAGCGCTTTTGGCGAAGCGGTCGAGACGTTTCAGGACGGCTTGGGGCCGTGGTTGAAACCGCTGTGGGATTTTAAGCCTTACGGCCAGAGCGGCAAGTTGCTCAGCGAACCTGTCAGCGCGCTCGGCTCGGTCGTGGATGACATCGCCTTCGTGCACAACATGGTCAGCAAGTCCGGCGTCCACAGTACAGCCACGCTGTTACAGGCGACGGGCTTTTTGCTGCCCGGCTTTCCCGGCGCGGGTTGCTGGGTGAGCTATGGCTTGGGATCGCTAAATGACAATCTGCCGACCTTCGTGGTCATGCCCGATCAGCGCGGGTTGGCGTCGAATGGCGTCAAGAATTGGGATGCGGCTTTTTTGCCCGCGCAACACAGCGGCACGGTGATTTATCCCGGCACGGCGGAACCCATCGCTGATTTGTTTCCGCATAAATCCGGCGGTTATATCAACAGCGCCAGCGAAGCCGCGACCCAGCAACTGCTGGCGGAAATCAACCGCCAGCACGCCGCCACACGCGCTGACGATCAACGGTTGGAAGGCCGCATCCGCAGCTACGAACTCGCCGCCAAGATGCAACTCGCCGCGCCCGAAGCCTTGAACCTCAAGGCCGAGCCGGAACACGTGTTGAAGTTGTACGGCTTAGAGCGTGGCCCGCGCGCGTGGCCGAAAGAGATCAACGACGCGGAAGAAACGTTTTACTTCGCGCAAAAATGCCTGGCCGCGCGGCGCTTGCTCGAACGCGGTGTGCGCTTCATTCAGATTTGGAGCGGCAACGACAACGGCTTCCCGCGCCGCAACTGGGACTCGCATGAAGACGTGCGCCGCGATCACGGCCCGCTGGCGACCGGCATGGCGCGCGGTTGCGCGGCCTTCATTCAAGACCTCAAACAACGCGGCCTGTTGGAAGACACGGTCATTTTATGGACGACGGAATTTGGCCGCATGCCCTCGAGCCAGGCGGGCACGGGCCGCGATCACAATCCGTATTGCTTTACGAACTGGCTGTGCGGCGGCGGCATCAAGGGCGGCGTGACCTACGGCGAGAGCGACGAATTCGGTTATAAGCCACGCGACCGCCAGCACCCGACTGAGGTCTATGACATTCACGCCACGCTGTTGCACCTGCTGGGGATTGATCACGAACGCTTGAGCTTTTATCACAACGGCATTCAACGGCGTTTGACGGATGTGCACGGGCGAGTCATCAATCAGATCATCGCCTGA
- a CDS encoding VOC family protein, which produces MNVEPRSTSNVKQAVPFFHVHDIEASVRFYVAGLGFTKTKEWMPAGKLRWCMLQHGDAAIMLQEFWQGDDTHPANVPTDKLGVGVSICFFCADALALYRAFKARGVAATRPFVGNGMWVTSVSDPDGYRLEFESYTDAPEESEYAEAT; this is translated from the coding sequence ATGAACGTTGAACCGCGGAGTACCTCGAACGTCAAACAAGCCGTGCCGTTTTTTCACGTGCACGACATCGAAGCGTCCGTCCGTTTTTATGTCGCAGGACTGGGCTTCACCAAAACCAAAGAGTGGATGCCCGCCGGCAAGTTGCGCTGGTGCATGCTGCAACACGGCGACGCCGCAATCATGTTGCAAGAGTTCTGGCAGGGCGACGACACCCATCCCGCCAACGTGCCGACTGACAAACTTGGCGTAGGCGTTTCAATCTGCTTTTTCTGTGCCGACGCGCTGGCGCTCTACCGCGCATTCAAAGCGCGCGGCGTCGCCGCCACGCGCCCTTTTGTCGGCAATGGCATGTGGGTTACGTCTGTGAGCGACCCTGATGGCTATCGCCTGGAGTTTGAGAGTTACACCGACGCGCCGGAAGAAAGCGAATACGCCGAAGCAACGTAA